One segment of Fuscovulum ytuae DNA contains the following:
- a CDS encoding zinc-ribbon domain-containing protein, whose product MRLICPNCDAEYEVEDSAIPDTGRDVQCSNCGHAWFQLPPEIELALEQEEELFGQAAAAEPSSASEAAVAEAPAQSRADEAMPPAMAADAASMVSDAATPSDPPRRTLDDNLMAILREEAEREAAARRSEGSVIETQPDLGLAAPASPPPSPPPAPVTGGLAGAARRIAQMQGKDPDAPPPAPPRAATRRDLLPDIEEINSSLKGNEIPAQLGEDGQAVAAASEARGFRSGFALALFIAVVLLAAYVAAPQIKAQIPAVASSVDAYVAAVDGLRLWLDGAMRAATDSLRGMLAAEGGSAGG is encoded by the coding sequence ATGCGGCTGATCTGTCCGAACTGCGATGCGGAATATGAGGTGGAGGATTCCGCCATTCCGGATACTGGGCGGGACGTGCAATGTTCGAATTGCGGTCATGCCTGGTTCCAGCTTCCGCCAGAGATCGAATTGGCGCTGGAACAGGAAGAGGAACTCTTCGGTCAGGCCGCCGCCGCCGAGCCGTCCTCCGCGTCCGAGGCAGCCGTAGCCGAGGCCCCCGCGCAATCACGGGCGGATGAGGCGATGCCCCCCGCCATGGCGGCAGATGCCGCTTCGATGGTTTCTGACGCGGCTACGCCCTCTGATCCGCCCCGCCGCACGCTGGACGACAATCTCATGGCCATCCTGCGCGAAGAGGCGGAGCGTGAGGCCGCCGCCCGCCGCAGCGAAGGCAGCGTCATCGAAACGCAGCCCGATCTTGGCCTTGCTGCGCCCGCGTCCCCGCCACCGTCCCCGCCCCCTGCGCCTGTCACGGGTGGGCTGGCCGGCGCCGCGCGCCGCATCGCGCAGATGCAAGGCAAGGACCCGGATGCCCCGCCCCCTGCGCCGCCCCGCGCGGCAACGCGGCGCGATCTTCTGCCGGATATTGAAGAGATCAACTCCTCCCTCAAGGGCAATGAAATCCCGGCCCAGTTGGGCGAAGACGGGCAGGCCGTCGCTGCCGCCTCTGAGGCGCGCGGCTTCCGCAGCGGCTTTGCCTTGGCGCTGTTCATCGCCGTTGTGCTTCTGGCGGCCTATGTCGCCGCCCCTCAGATCAAGGCGCAGATCCCTGCCGTGGCAAGCAGCGTGGATGCCTATGTCGCGGCGGTCGATGGGTTGCGGCTATGGCTGGATGGGGCGATGCGCGCCGCGACCGATAGCCTGCGTGGCATGCTTGCGGCCGAGGGTGGGTCTGCGGGCGGTTGA
- a CDS encoding TIGR02302 family protein, translated as MNTDQDSTLSVITRPLRLTLLGLWAERLTRCFWPFWTVLLVTLSALSFGLQDHLPLEAAWFSLVLALVAAVATLWRGLRAFRAPTRTEALIRLDSRLPGQPIAALTDTQAIGGNDPASLAVWQAHRARMAARAAAARPVEPDLKLARRDPFALRYVALTAFVMAMIFGSLWRVTSVEALAPGAGNELAAGPSWEGWAQPPAYTGKPSLYLNDIPEGSLDLPIGTRLQFRLYGEVGDLTLSETVSGRTEVPAASDPLHDFTLQRSGEVAVGGEGGRTWRITATPDMAPSVTPATSADREGNGQFTMEFAAADDYGVASGRVSIALDLPAIDRRFGLSAEPEAREPVVLDLPMPMTGDRAQIAETLVDDLSQHPFANLPVAMTFTVADAAGQEGSADPVHVTLPGKRFFDPLAAALIEMRRDLLWTRANAPRATQILKAVTHRPEDLIRNQRAYLRLRVLMRDLEAQAVSLTPDSRDAIAAELWEIALLVEEGDLASAMERLRRAQDRLDEAMRNGADPSEIEQLMQELREALNDYMRELAEEAQRNPDSQLSQNMEGMEMSGDQLQQMLDELQRLMEEGRMAEAQELMEMLRQLMENMQVAQGEGQGQGQGGPGQQAMRELQDTLRGQQGLSDDAFRDLQDGQEGNDGQQPGQQQGQGEGEGEGQGQSFAERQQGLRDRLGRLQEGQLPGDGSAAGEEGRRQLDRAGRAMEQAEEALREGDLPGALDRQAEAMEAMRDGMRQFGDALAEEQRQQGDAAQGQEFGQADPNGQRDPLGREPGNSARIGSDRNMLQGEDVYRRAQDILDEIRRRSGEQARPESERDYLRRLLDQF; from the coding sequence ATGAACACGGATCAGGACAGCACATTATCGGTCATTACCCGCCCCTTGCGGCTGACGCTGCTGGGGCTGTGGGCGGAACGGCTGACCCGGTGCTTCTGGCCGTTCTGGACCGTGCTTCTGGTTACCCTTTCGGCCCTGTCCTTCGGCCTGCAAGACCACCTTCCGCTTGAAGCGGCATGGTTTTCGCTGGTGCTGGCCCTTGTGGCGGCGGTGGCCACGCTTTGGCGCGGGCTGCGGGCCTTTCGCGCACCCACGCGCACCGAGGCGCTGATCCGGCTGGACAGCCGTCTGCCCGGCCAGCCCATCGCGGCGCTGACCGATACGCAGGCGATCGGCGGCAATGACCCCGCCTCCTTGGCCGTGTGGCAGGCCCACCGCGCGCGGATGGCGGCCCGTGCCGCCGCCGCGCGACCGGTGGAGCCTGATCTGAAACTTGCCCGCCGCGATCCCTTTGCCCTGCGCTATGTGGCGCTGACGGCCTTTGTGATGGCGATGATCTTCGGGTCGCTCTGGCGGGTCACATCGGTTGAGGCGCTGGCTCCGGGAGCGGGGAACGAATTGGCCGCAGGGCCGTCATGGGAAGGCTGGGCGCAGCCGCCGGCTTACACAGGCAAGCCGTCGCTGTACCTGAATGACATTCCCGAAGGCAGCCTTGATCTGCCCATCGGCACCCGTCTGCAATTCCGCCTCTATGGCGAGGTGGGCGATCTGACCCTGTCCGAAACCGTGTCGGGCCGGACAGAGGTGCCCGCCGCATCCGACCCGCTGCATGACTTCACGCTGCAACGCAGTGGCGAAGTGGCGGTGGGTGGCGAAGGTGGGCGAACATGGCGGATCACCGCGACGCCCGACATGGCCCCTTCGGTGACCCCGGCGACCAGCGCGGACCGCGAAGGCAACGGCCAGTTCACCATGGAATTCGCTGCCGCCGATGATTACGGCGTGGCCTCAGGGCGCGTCAGCATCGCGCTTGACCTGCCCGCAATCGACCGCCGCTTTGGTCTTTCCGCAGAGCCAGAGGCGCGCGAGCCTGTGGTCCTTGACCTGCCCATGCCCATGACGGGCGACCGCGCGCAGATCGCCGAAACCTTGGTTGACGACCTGTCGCAGCATCCCTTTGCCAATCTGCCCGTCGCCATGACCTTTACCGTGGCCGATGCCGCTGGGCAGGAAGGCAGCGCCGACCCCGTCCATGTCACCCTGCCGGGCAAGCGGTTCTTCGACCCGCTGGCCGCCGCCTTGATCGAGATGCGGCGCGATCTTCTATGGACGCGCGCCAATGCCCCCCGTGCGACGCAAATCCTGAAGGCGGTCACCCATCGCCCCGAAGACCTGATCCGCAATCAACGCGCCTATCTGCGCCTGCGCGTTCTGATGCGTGACCTAGAGGCGCAAGCAGTTAGCCTGACCCCCGATTCCCGCGACGCCATCGCCGCCGAATTGTGGGAAATTGCCCTTCTGGTCGAAGAGGGCGATCTGGCCAGCGCGATGGAACGGCTGCGCCGCGCGCAGGATCGTCTGGATGAGGCGATGCGGAACGGTGCCGACCCGTCCGAAATCGAACAACTTATGCAGGAACTGCGCGAGGCGCTGAACGATTACATGCGTGAATTGGCCGAAGAGGCCCAGCGCAACCCCGACAGCCAGCTTTCCCAGAACATGGAAGGGATGGAGATGTCGGGCGACCAGCTGCAACAGATGCTGGATGAATTGCAGCGCCTGATGGAGGAAGGCCGGATGGCCGAGGCGCAGGAATTGATGGAGATGCTGCGCCAGCTGATGGAAAACATGCAGGTGGCGCAGGGCGAAGGCCAAGGTCAGGGTCAAGGCGGCCCCGGCCAGCAGGCTATGCGTGAATTGCAGGATACGCTGCGCGGCCAGCAGGGCCTTTCCGACGATGCCTTCCGCGATCTGCAAGACGGGCAGGAAGGGAATGACGGCCAGCAGCCCGGACAACAGCAAGGTCAGGGCGAAGGGGAAGGCGAAGGTCAGGGCCAAAGCTTTGCCGAACGCCAGCAGGGGCTGCGCGATCGGCTGGGCCGTTTGCAGGAAGGTCAGCTTCCCGGCGATGGCAGTGCCGCCGGTGAAGAGGGCCGCCGCCAGCTGGATCGGGCAGGCCGCGCGATGGAACAGGCCGAAGAGGCGCTGCGCGAGGGCGATCTTCCCGGCGCGCTGGACCGTCAGGCCGAGGCGATGGAGGCGATGCGCGACGGCATGCGACAGTTCGGCGATGCGCTGGCCGAAGAACAGCGCCAGCAGGGCGATGCCGCGCAGGGGCAGGAATTCGGCCAGGCCGATCCGAATGGGCAGCGCGATCCGCTGGGGCGTGAGCCGGGCAATTCCGCGCGCATCGGATCGGATCGCAACATGTTGCAGGGCGAAGACGTTTATCGCCGCGCGCAGGATATTCTGGATGAAATCCGTCGGCGTTCCGGCGAACAGGCGCGGCCCGAAAGCGAACGGGACTACCTGCGTCGTCTGCTGGATCAGTTCTGA
- the lysA gene encoding diaminopimelate decarboxylase, with product MDHFLYRNGALHAEDVPIADIAAQVGTPFYVYSAATLTRHYHLFTEALSPLPHLVCFAIKSLSNVAVLKLLGDLGAGMDVVSGGEYRRARAAGVPGDRIVFSGVGKTREEMRLALTGGIRQFNVESEPELRALSEVAASLGVTAPITIRVNPDVDARTHEKIATGKKENKFGIPIARASEVYAEAAALPGIDVVGIDVHIGSQLTELEPFEQAYLKVADLTHRLRAEGHDIRRLDLGGGLGIPYTRSNEAPPLPTDYGALIKRTVGDLGCEVEIEPGRLISGNAGLLVTSVIYVKKGEGRDFLILDAAMNDLVRPSMYGAHHDIVPVIEPAPAVPVQPFDVVGPVCETGDTFAKAREMPAVGEGDLIAFRSAGAYGAVMASEYNTRPLVPEVLVKGDHFAVIRERPTFDEILNRDTIPAWL from the coding sequence ATGGACCATTTCCTGTATCGCAACGGTGCCCTGCATGCCGAGGATGTGCCGATCGCCGATATCGCGGCGCAGGTGGGCACGCCTTTCTATGTCTATTCCGCCGCCACCCTGACACGGCATTACCACCTCTTCACCGAGGCGCTTTCGCCCCTGCCCCATCTTGTCTGCTTTGCCATCAAGTCCTTGTCCAATGTGGCTGTGCTGAAACTGCTGGGGGATCTGGGCGCGGGCATGGATGTGGTGTCGGGCGGGGAATATCGCCGCGCCCGGGCGGCGGGCGTGCCGGGGGATCGGATCGTCTTTTCCGGCGTCGGCAAGACGCGCGAAGAGATGCGGTTGGCCCTGACGGGTGGCATCCGGCAGTTCAACGTGGAAAGCGAACCGGAATTGCGCGCCCTGTCCGAGGTGGCGGCATCGCTGGGCGTGACCGCGCCGATCACCATCCGCGTCAACCCGGATGTGGATGCCCGCACGCATGAAAAGATCGCGACAGGCAAGAAGGAAAACAAATTCGGCATCCCCATCGCCCGCGCCTCCGAAGTCTATGCCGAGGCGGCAGCCCTGCCGGGAATCGACGTGGTCGGCATCGATGTCCATATCGGCAGCCAGCTGACCGAGTTGGAACCCTTTGAGCAGGCCTATCTCAAGGTGGCCGACCTGACCCATCGCCTGCGGGCCGAAGGGCATGACATCCGCCGCCTCGATCTGGGGGGCGGTCTTGGGATTCCTTACACGCGGTCGAACGAGGCCCCGCCCTTGCCCACCGATTACGGTGCGCTGATCAAGCGAACGGTCGGCGATCTGGGCTGCGAGGTTGAGATTGAACCCGGCCGCCTGATTTCCGGCAATGCGGGGCTTCTGGTCACCTCGGTGATCTATGTGAAAAAGGGCGAGGGGCGGGATTTCCTGATCCTTGACGCTGCGATGAACGATCTGGTGCGCCCGTCCATGTATGGCGCGCATCATGACATCGTCCCTGTCATCGAACCCGCCCCCGCCGTCCCCGTGCAGCCCTTTGATGTGGTGGGTCCGGTCTGCGAGACAGGCGATACCTTTGCCAAGGCGCGCGAGATGCCCGCCGTGGGCGAAGGCGATCTGATCGCCTTCCGCTCGGCCGGGGCCTATGGCGCGGTGATGGCGTCGGAGTATAACACGCGCCCCTTGGTGCCTGAGGTTCTGGTGAAGGGGGATCACTTCGCCGTCATTCGGGAAAGACCGACCTTTGACGAAATCCTGAACCGAGATACCATCCCAGCGTGGTTGTAA
- a CDS encoding DUF2834 domain-containing protein, with translation MTPMRWVWLALAIWGAVHPMYWFVTYMQETGTGLSGLIDAWYVNASTTGLTWDLTIAAVTLTVWVLVETIAQRNWRGLVAIPATFCIGVSCGLPLYLLLRRAG, from the coding sequence ATGACACCGATGCGTTGGGTCTGGCTTGCCTTGGCCATCTGGGGTGCGGTGCATCCCATGTATTGGTTCGTCACCTATATGCAGGAAACCGGCACGGGCCTTTCGGGGTTGATCGATGCTTGGTATGTCAATGCCTCCACCACCGGGCTGACATGGGATCTGACCATCGCGGCAGTGACCCTGACCGTCTGGGTGCTGGTAGAGACCATCGCGCAGCGCAATTGGCGCGGGTTGGTGGCGATACCGGCCACCTTCTGTATCGGGGTCAGCTGTGGACTGCCGCTTTATCTGTTGCTGCGCCGCGCGGGCTGA
- a CDS encoding lipoprotein, giving the protein MTRLFAFASLALLAACGVDGPPIPPSQVPAEPPPPAVTISGQAQIGVVGGNG; this is encoded by the coding sequence ATGACGCGCCTTTTCGCCTTTGCCTCGCTTGCCCTTCTTGCTGCCTGCGGTGTCGATGGCCCGCCGATCCCGCCGTCGCAAGTGCCTGCCGAACCGCCGCCACCCGCCGTGACCATATCGGGTCAGGCGCAGATCGGCGTGGTGGGGGGCAACGGATGA